Within Epilithonimonas zeae, the genomic segment ACGATTGTAATTCCACCACCAAATGTGACAGGAATTCTTCATATGGGGCATATGTTGAACAACACCATTCAGGATGTATTGGTCAGAAGAGCAAGAATGCAAGGCTTTAACGCTTGTTGGGTTCCGGGTACAGATCACGCATCGATTGCTACAGAAGCGAAAGTTGTAGCAAAATTGAAGGCTGAAGGCATCAATAAAAAAGATATCACAAGAGAAGAATTCCTAAAGCACGCTTGGGAATGGACTGATAAATATGGCGGAACAATTCTTGAGCAATTGAAGAAATTAGGTTGTTCCTGTGATTGGGACAGAACCAGATTTACTTTGGAAGATAATCTGTCCAAATCCGTAATCAAGGTTTTTGTCGATCTTTATAATAAAGGATTGATTTATCGCGGTTACAAAGTTGTCAATTGGGATCCGGAAGCGCAAACGAATATTTCTGATGAAGAGGTAATTTTCAAAGAACAGAATGGGAAATTATTCTATTTAAAATATAAAATCGAAGGTTCAGAAGATTTCTTAACCGTTGCAACTACACGTCCGGAAACTATTTTTGGAGATGTTGCAGTTTGTGTAAATCCGAATGATGAAAGATACCAGCATCTGAAAGGTAAAAACGTAATCGTTCCAATCGTAAATCGTGTAATTCCAATTATCGAAGACGATTATGTTGATATTGAATTCGGGACTGGAGCGTTGAAAATTACACCAGCTCACGATATTAATGACTACGAAATCGGGCAAAGACATAATTTACCAATCATCGATTCTATGGATAATGACGCAGTTCTTAACGAACACGGAATGCATTATCAAGGAATGGGAAGATTCACTGTAAGAAAAGAAATAGCTAAAGAATTAGAAAAAAATGATCTTCTTCTGAAAGCAGAAGATTATGTGAATAAGGTTGGAACTTCTGAGAGAACAGGCGCTGTTATTGAACCGAAAATTTCTGTTCAATGGTTCCTGAAAATGTCAGAAATGTCAAAACCAGCTTTGGATGTTGTGATGGATAATACCATCAAATTCCATCCTGAGAAATTCAAAAATACATACCGTCATTGGATGGAAAATGTTCACGATTGGAACATTTCGCGTCAGCTTTGGTGGGGACAGCAGATTCCGGCTTTCTATTATGGAGCTGGAGAAAATGATTTTGTAGTAGCTGAAAATATCGAAGACGCGGTAAAATTAGCTCAAGAAAAAACTTCCAACTTCCAACTTCAAGCTTCTGACCTTAAACAGGACGAGGATGCATTGGACACTTGGTTTTCTTCTTGGTTATGGCCAATGTCGGTTTTCGAAGGGATTTTAGATCCGGAAAATAAAGATATCAACTATTATTATCCAACCTCGGATTTGGTAACAGGTCCGGATATTATTTTCTTCTGGGTTGCCAGAATGATTATGGCCGGCTTGGAGTACAGAAAAGACGTTCCTTTCAAAAATGTTTATTTCACAGGAATCGTGAGAGATAAGCAAAGACGAAAAATGTCTAAGCAGTTAGGTAATTCACCCGATCCAATCGATTTGATTGAAAAGTATGGAGCAGATGGCGTTCGTGTAGGAAGTTTGTTGAGCTCTGCTGCAGGAAACGATCTGTTGTTTGATGAAGATCTGATGTTGCAAGGAAGAAATTTCGCAACAAAAATCTGGAATGCTTACAAATTGATTCAAGGTTGGAAACGTGACGAAAATATCAAAGCTAAAGAATTTGATACACAGACAATCAATTGGTTTGGGGAACAACTGAACAAAACAATTGGCGAAATCGAAGATCAATTCTCAAAGTTCAGAATTTCTGATGCATTGCATTTGGTTTATAAACTGATTTGGGACGATTTCTGTGCTTGGTATTTGGAAGCTATCAAACCAAATTTCGGAGAAGCAATCAGCGAAGAAGTTTATCAAAAAACAATTGCTTATTTTGAGGAATTGATGAAATTACTTCATCCATTCATGCCTTTCTTATCAGAAGAACTTTGGCAGAATATTTCGAAAAGAAGTATTTCTGAAGCTTTGGTAGTTGCACAACAGAAAAAATCAGAACCTTATAATGAAGATAAAATTAAGGATTTCGATTATGCTAAGGAAGTGATTTCCGGTGTTAGAAACTACCGTCAGTCCAAAGGAATTTCGCCAAGAGAAACCGTTGAAGTTTTCACGAATGTTTCTGAATTGGCAAATGCTGAGGTGATTCAGAAATTGGCAAATATTTCAGAAATCAATTTTAATCAAAAAACGGATAAGCCAAGTTTTACATTCTTAGTTGGAGCAAATGAATTTTCAATCCCATTAAGTGAAAATCTTGATCTGGTCGAAGAAAAAGAAAAAACCGAAGAAGAAATCAAATATCTGAAAGGTTTCTTGATTTCTGTTGATAAGAAATTATCGAATGAGAAATTTGTTGCGAACGCAAAACCAGAAGTGGTAGAAAACGAGCGTAAAAAACAAAAAGATGCTCAGGATAAAATTGCACTTCTTGAAGAAAAACTAAAGACATTGTAAAGTGCTGAAAGCTAGAAGGAGAGTGTTTTTAGATTTGCCGGAAACATCTATCTTCCATCATCAAACATCCATCAACAGATGACTCACATAGAAAATATTAAAAATTTATTCTCCCGCGACTTCGTAGAAAATCCATTGTTGGAAACCTACGAAGTTGGGAAAATTCATATATCATCAGGGAAAATTGTAGCTAGTGATGCTTTGATTTCGCCCGATCATTCAGCTTTTAATCAAGAATTTCCGAAAGGTGATTTTCAGGTTTTGGTTCATAAAGAAAGAGAATCCAACTGTATTGCTTATGCAGAAATCGTTTTTGATAAAAATCAATTGGCTGAAAATTGGTCTTTGGCTCTTTGTGATAATCAAAATATTAATGATCTGAAAGAAGAAGAAATCTACGGTTATCTTGTAGAATCCGGAATGGGAACTTTTATGGATAAGGAAGCTCAAATTTCCCTAAATGCTTTAGAGCAAGATCTTTTCCACAAAAAAGGAGCTGACTTTATGGGAATCTATGAAGAGTTTTTCCATGCCCATTTTTTTGATGAGAAAGGTGCAATCGATCAGTTTGCAGTTTTGAAACCTTATGATAACAATCCGGAAAATATTGTTGCATTTGAAACCGGTTATGGTGAAGGATTTTATGCAACGTATATAGGTTATTCTAAAGATAATCAACCAGTTAAATTAATTTCTGAATTTATAGAAATAGGAAACGATTAATTGATTACATTAGCTTCCGATGAAATTGTAACTATACGATTTCGTTACATCTTTGAAAACAATGAATGTTAGCAAATGAAACTTAGAAATACAAAACCTCAAATAGTCGTTGTAGGCAGTTCTTCTATAGATATTGTTCTGAAAACTTCTAAAATTCCTACGGCAAATAACACGGTTCTGGCTCAGAATCTGAGAAGTTTTTTGGGAGGAAAAGGTGCCAATCAGGCGATTGCCACATCGCGTTTGGGTGCTCAGACTTCTTTGGTTAGCCGGATTGGGATGGATCCTTATGGACAGCAGGTTTTGAGAAATCTCAATGATGAAGATGTGAACGTAGCTTATGTTTTTGAAGACGAAGAGGAGGAAACTGGCACAGCTTATGTGAATGCTTCTGACGAAGGAAATGCAATCACAGTTGTCCCGGCTGCCAATTACAATCTTTCTCCATTGGATATAGATGAAGCAGAAAAATTTTTACTGACTGCAGATTTGATTTTAACTCAACTGGAAATTCCGTCAAAAACTGTAGAATATCTTTTTAAAAAAGCAAAAAGTCTTGGCAAGAAAATCGGGATTTATGCTGCTCCGGCAAGCAGACTTTCAGATGATATTATAGATTACGCTTCTTTTATTGTGGCTAAAAGTACAGATTTGGAAACGATTTTCGGAGAAGGCAATCATGAAGACATTATCAAACATTTGCCAAACAAATTATTTGTGAGAGACGGCGCCAACAGTACAAGTTTCTTCGATGGTTCTGAGATGAAATACTTCAGAAATAATCCTCAGACAGAAGCGCACAGTATGGGATTGGGCGATGCTTTCACTTCAGGCTTTTCTATTGCTTTACTTCACGGGAATACAGTTGAAGATTGCGTGATTTTTGGAAATCAAGTGGCTTTGAAAGCGGCCGACTATAGAGGTTCTCAAAAAGGTTTGCCATATTTGGACGACCTTCAAAATTAATATTTTCAGCATATCGAAAAATAATTTTCAAGGGACTGAATTTTTTTACTTTTATAAAGTGATTCTCTTAAATCATTTTCAATGCAAAGTATTAATATTTTAACCGAGGATAATTACAGTTTATCTACACATCTTTTTGAACCCGAAAACTCCAATGGAAAATTATTGTTGATTAATTCTGCAACAGGTGTCAAGCAGCAGATTTATTTTTCTTTTGCTCAATTTTTTTCGGAGCAAGGATTTACAGTTATGACTTATGATTACAGGGGGATTGGACAATCGAAGCCTGATAAAATGAAAGGTTTTGAAGCTTCGATGAGGATTTGGGGAACCAAGGATTACAAAGCTGTTACCAGTTATATTAAAACCAGTTTTCCAGATTGTCAAAAATTTTGTCTCGGTCATTCAGTTGGTGCATTGCTTTTAGGAATGAATGAAGACTCGGCATTGTTTGATGAGTTTATTTTTGTGGGGACTCAGAATGCTTTTGTCGGAAATCTGAAATTCAAAACAAAAATTGAAGCTTATCTCGGATTCGGAATTGCTCAGCCATTATCAACACGATTATTAGGCTATTTTCCAGCTAATTGGTTTGGACTCGGAGAAAGTCTACCTTTAGGAACTGCTTTCGATTGGCGAACTTTGATTTTAAATAAAAAATCTACCAACAAATTATTAGAGAAAGTCGATGATTTTTCCCGAAATTTGACACAAAAAGTTTTCGTTATTCGTGCAGAAGATGACGTTTGGCTTACGGAAAAAGGCGTAAAATCTTTATTGGAAAATACTTATCCCAATCTTAAACCAACTTATCGAATCATCAAAACTTCGGAATCGGAAAAGGGAGAAATTGGACATATTAATTTTTTCAGGAGCTATAACAAAAAGCTTTGGAATATTATTTTAAAAGAACTGAATTAATGGAATTGATTAACAGAACAATAGAACTCGTTAAAGAAAAATTAGAAGGGACAGAATCCGGTCACGACTGGTTTCACATAGAACGTGTTTGGAAACTGAGTTTGAAGATACAAGAAAAAGAAGGAGGTGATAAATTGATTATAGAATTAGCGGCATTATTACACGATATCGCTGACCCAAAATTCCATAACGGAGACGAAACGATTGCCTCAAGAATTGTCAAAGAATTTCTAACAGAACAAAAAGTAGATTCCGAAACGATTGAAAAAGTCATTTTCATCATCGAAAATATGTCGTTTAAAAACCGAAACGATGCGCCTCAAAATTTACCTTTGGAGCTGAAAATAGTTCAGGATGCAGATAGGCTGGACGCAATCGGAGCAATTGGAATTGCGCGAACTTTCAACTTTGGCGGTTACAAAAACAATCTGATGTATCATCCGGATATCGAACCAAAACTCAATCAATCCAAAGAAGAATATAAGAAGTCCAATGGAACTACAATCAATCATTTTTATGAAAAATTGTTGCTTCTGAAAGATTTACTCAATACAGAAACAGCTAAAGAAATTGCTGAACACAGGCATCAATTTATGCTTCAGTTCCTAGACGAGTTCTACAAAGAATGGAATGTCACTTTCTAATTAAGGATAAACCGCTATCTTTGTTTTAATGATAATCATTTTAATCCTTATTTTTCTGATAATCGCTCTGTTTCTGTCCGGTTTTCGTTCAGGAAAATGGAGTTTGTGGAACAAAATTACCAGAACGGTTATTACCATTTCCGCTGCTGCCTATTTTACATTTTGGTTTGTAGAAAGGAGTTTGTCGCAGTTTTTGGAAAATTCTTTGGCCATTCAGGTAATTAATTATTTGCCGCAACCGGTCGATTTTTATATCATCAGAGTTCAGGATGGGAATGAGAATCAGAAGTTCAGTTCCAAACACGTTGGGCAGATTCGTCCGGAATATTTCAGGATAGAATATCTTAACATGCAGAAATCCAATGAGTTTTGGGTCGTTGGTTACATCGGGAAAAACAAGTTGGTTTACTTTTCTCAGGTTGCTGTTCCTAACAAAAACGAAGACCAAATCATTGAAGTCAGAAATTACATCAATCACAGTCTCAAGCTTTCCGCCATTGCCACAGAGAAAATAGAAGAGTTGAAGTATGACAATATCAAGCTCAGCATTTGGGTGACATTGGATTTGTTGTTGATTTTTCTCAACTCGGTTCTGCTTTTCAGAAGCAGCAAAAAACATTAAAATAATAATTGGGGCGCCTTTATCCGCCCTCCGTTCCCGCTTTTTTCTTTTTTTTGAAAAAAAGAAAAAGAGCTCCACTCAGGTCGGGGCGCGTGCAATTCTTTGTTTTAAAATTACTTCTAAAATTGCATTGCATTATTCATAAAAATTAATGACAAAATTTAAATAAAATATCAAAATAGATGTTGAGATTCTAATCAACCTTGTAAATTTAGCCACGTAAAAATTGGTACAATTACTGCAACCCTAATCAATTAAAATGAAAGTAAAAATGGATTTATCAAAACATATAGATTCTGCGCACCAAGCATTCTCGGATTGGAAAAAAGTTCCATTTCAGGATCGTCAAAAGTTACTTTTGAAGCTCGCAGAAGTTCTTGAAAAGAATAAAGAAAAATACGCCAAAATCATTACCACAGAAATGCACAAGCCGATTTCACAATCCACAGCAGAAATCGAAAAAAGTGCGGGAATGATAAAATTTTATACACAAGTAGAAAATGTTCTGGAACCTGAACACATTAAAACCGAATTCAATGTAAGCGAAGTACATTACGATGCTTTGGGAATTATTCTTGGTGTAATGCCTTGGAATTTTCCTTTCTGGCAGGTTTTAAGGTTTGCTGTTCCTGCGATTC encodes:
- a CDS encoding PfkB family carbohydrate kinase, which translates into the protein MKLRNTKPQIVVVGSSSIDIVLKTSKIPTANNTVLAQNLRSFLGGKGANQAIATSRLGAQTSLVSRIGMDPYGQQVLRNLNDEDVNVAYVFEDEEEETGTAYVNASDEGNAITVVPAANYNLSPLDIDEAEKFLLTADLILTQLEIPSKTVEYLFKKAKSLGKKIGIYAAPASRLSDDIIDYASFIVAKSTDLETIFGEGNHEDIIKHLPNKLFVRDGANSTSFFDGSEMKYFRNNPQTEAHSMGLGDAFTSGFSIALLHGNTVEDCVIFGNQVALKAADYRGSQKGLPYLDDLQN
- a CDS encoding serine aminopeptidase domain-containing protein, whose product is MQSINILTEDNYSLSTHLFEPENSNGKLLLINSATGVKQQIYFSFAQFFSEQGFTVMTYDYRGIGQSKPDKMKGFEASMRIWGTKDYKAVTSYIKTSFPDCQKFCLGHSVGALLLGMNEDSALFDEFIFVGTQNAFVGNLKFKTKIEAYLGFGIAQPLSTRLLGYFPANWFGLGESLPLGTAFDWRTLILNKKSTNKLLEKVDDFSRNLTQKVFVIRAEDDVWLTEKGVKSLLENTYPNLKPTYRIIKTSESEKGEIGHINFFRSYNKKLWNIILKELN
- a CDS encoding DUF4241 domain-containing protein, producing MTHIENIKNLFSRDFVENPLLETYEVGKIHISSGKIVASDALISPDHSAFNQEFPKGDFQVLVHKERESNCIAYAEIVFDKNQLAENWSLALCDNQNINDLKEEEIYGYLVESGMGTFMDKEAQISLNALEQDLFHKKGADFMGIYEEFFHAHFFDEKGAIDQFAVLKPYDNNPENIVAFETGYGEGFYATYIGYSKDNQPVKLISEFIEIGND
- a CDS encoding valine--tRNA ligase is translated as MQIADKYNPQETEQKWYDFWLENKFFHSEPDDRPPYTIVIPPPNVTGILHMGHMLNNTIQDVLVRRARMQGFNACWVPGTDHASIATEAKVVAKLKAEGINKKDITREEFLKHAWEWTDKYGGTILEQLKKLGCSCDWDRTRFTLEDNLSKSVIKVFVDLYNKGLIYRGYKVVNWDPEAQTNISDEEVIFKEQNGKLFYLKYKIEGSEDFLTVATTRPETIFGDVAVCVNPNDERYQHLKGKNVIVPIVNRVIPIIEDDYVDIEFGTGALKITPAHDINDYEIGQRHNLPIIDSMDNDAVLNEHGMHYQGMGRFTVRKEIAKELEKNDLLLKAEDYVNKVGTSERTGAVIEPKISVQWFLKMSEMSKPALDVVMDNTIKFHPEKFKNTYRHWMENVHDWNISRQLWWGQQIPAFYYGAGENDFVVAENIEDAVKLAQEKTSNFQLQASDLKQDEDALDTWFSSWLWPMSVFEGILDPENKDINYYYPTSDLVTGPDIIFFWVARMIMAGLEYRKDVPFKNVYFTGIVRDKQRRKMSKQLGNSPDPIDLIEKYGADGVRVGSLLSSAAGNDLLFDEDLMLQGRNFATKIWNAYKLIQGWKRDENIKAKEFDTQTINWFGEQLNKTIGEIEDQFSKFRISDALHLVYKLIWDDFCAWYLEAIKPNFGEAISEEVYQKTIAYFEELMKLLHPFMPFLSEELWQNISKRSISEALVVAQQKKSEPYNEDKIKDFDYAKEVISGVRNYRQSKGISPRETVEVFTNVSELANAEVIQKLANISEINFNQKTDKPSFTFLVGANEFSIPLSENLDLVEEKEKTEEEIKYLKGFLISVDKKLSNEKFVANAKPEVVENERKKQKDAQDKIALLEEKLKTL
- a CDS encoding HD domain-containing protein — protein: MELINRTIELVKEKLEGTESGHDWFHIERVWKLSLKIQEKEGGDKLIIELAALLHDIADPKFHNGDETIASRIVKEFLTEQKVDSETIEKVIFIIENMSFKNRNDAPQNLPLELKIVQDADRLDAIGAIGIARTFNFGGYKNNLMYHPDIEPKLNQSKEEYKKSNGTTINHFYEKLLLLKDLLNTETAKEIAEHRHQFMLQFLDEFYKEWNVTF